Proteins from a genomic interval of Chryseobacterium indologenes:
- a CDS encoding aminotransferase class I/II-fold pyridoxal phosphate-dependent enzyme, translated as MLIHHKFQELLRKRKEAGTFRSLKPQADGIDFYSNDYLGLARNKDFRNILLQAINDHPELISGSTGSRLISGNTGIAVVTEEYIAKKHGFADALLFPSGYNANLALFSTLLTRHDTIIVDEQIHRSVHDGCKMSHARKLKFRHNDLEDLEKVLKRQKGQCYIAIESLYSMDGDLAPIEDIVILAQQYNAGILVDEAHAFGVLGYGLVEQYQLQDKVLAVLVTYGKALGVHGAAILCNEMVKSYLINFATPFIYTTSAQDFQWVSIKSGYEFLKNHQELPKKLRDNIDLFKKQGLKTPSSSKSPVQAIIIPDNQKLKTMQNILLKEKFLTYAVYSPTVKEGTERLRICLHSFNTEDEIIRLAEIMKQHLN; from the coding sequence ATGCTTATTCATCATAAATTTCAGGAACTGCTTCGTAAAAGGAAGGAAGCCGGAACTTTCAGAAGTCTGAAGCCCCAGGCAGACGGAATTGATTTTTATTCCAACGATTATCTGGGCCTGGCAAGGAATAAAGATTTCCGGAATATATTGTTGCAGGCAATTAATGATCATCCGGAACTGATTTCAGGAAGTACGGGGTCAAGGCTCATCAGTGGGAATACCGGTATTGCTGTTGTCACAGAAGAATATATCGCAAAAAAGCATGGGTTTGCTGATGCATTGCTTTTCCCTTCAGGCTATAATGCCAATCTTGCTTTGTTTTCGACTCTTCTAACCCGTCATGATACGATAATTGTAGACGAACAGATTCATCGTTCAGTACATGACGGTTGTAAAATGTCACATGCCAGAAAGTTGAAATTCAGGCACAATGATCTGGAAGACCTGGAAAAAGTATTAAAAAGACAGAAAGGACAATGTTATATTGCAATAGAAAGTCTCTATTCTATGGATGGCGATCTGGCACCCATTGAGGATATTGTGATTCTTGCGCAACAATATAATGCGGGTATCCTTGTAGATGAAGCACATGCTTTTGGTGTTTTGGGCTATGGATTGGTAGAACAATATCAATTACAGGATAAGGTTTTGGCGGTGTTGGTGACATATGGGAAAGCACTTGGTGTCCACGGAGCTGCTATCTTGTGTAATGAAATGGTGAAGTCTTACCTTATCAACTTTGCAACCCCATTTATCTACACAACTTCCGCACAGGATTTTCAGTGGGTAAGTATTAAATCGGGTTATGAATTCCTGAAAAATCACCAGGAGTTACCCAAAAAACTTCGGGACAATATTGATCTTTTTAAAAAGCAAGGGCTGAAAACCCCGTCATCATCAAAAAGTCCTGTTCAGGCTATTATAATTCCTGATAATCAGAAGCTGAAAACAATGCAAAATATTTTATTGAAGGAAAAATTTTTAACCTATGCCGTTTATAGCCCAACCGTAAAAGAAGGAACGGAAAGATTACGGATATGTCTTCACAGTTTTAATACGGAGGATGAGATCATACGATTAGCAGAAATCATGAAACAACATCTAAACTAA
- a CDS encoding IucA/IucC family siderophore biosynthesis protein, with protein sequence MNTHLEYTISQENWNEANRNLMAKTIAELMHEELLKPVATFQDDEDFTVFTLETGVEVIQYTFRGQERMMDYWHIDKDSITRMENGEKQPVVDVAAFFLEMQSVFDLDPYTIARYTEELLHTLYCDAMILAKGTMTSQDLAASDYQTIEHHMTGHPWVIVNKSRLGFSPRDLQAFAPESDQNLKVLWLAAHRSRSAFQSLDSIDREDFYRSEIGPELFDQFKQKLTAQGKSVEDYHFIPVHPWQWEHKLKIHFAGDIASGLLIRLGEGNDVYSPQQSIRTLFNSDHPEKRYLKTAVSILSTGNIRGLSPKQMKIAPAITAWVKSLIKGDTYLDHKGTIFLGEEASIAYLHPQYGAIANVPYQYNEFLGALWRESAENYLESDEEMVTMASLLYVDKNGTPLVQAFAEKAGMTIREWITQYLDAYLTPLLHIYYTHSLCVTPHGENIMVVLKNGVPQRIVIKDFVDDIVLTTEAREKLPAHLADGLIQSSNKENVPLFILLGVFDAFFRYLSNVLHTYSEFEEETFWTLVHDCIESYKNDNPHLQERYAKYDLYVPAFKRFYINSLRLKNNGYSENKAFAIPRKDGALPNPLHQITNKNSVAAL encoded by the coding sequence ATGAACACCCATTTAGAATATACAATCAGCCAGGAAAACTGGAATGAGGCCAACAGAAACCTTATGGCCAAAACTATTGCAGAATTAATGCATGAAGAATTACTAAAACCTGTTGCAACATTTCAGGACGATGAAGACTTTACGGTTTTTACACTTGAAACAGGAGTGGAGGTTATTCAATACACCTTCCGTGGCCAGGAAAGAATGATGGACTACTGGCATATTGACAAAGACAGTATCACCAGAATGGAAAATGGAGAAAAACAGCCTGTTGTAGATGTTGCAGCCTTTTTTCTTGAAATGCAGTCGGTTTTTGACCTTGATCCATACACCATCGCAAGATACACCGAAGAATTATTGCACACTTTATACTGTGATGCCATGATTCTGGCTAAAGGAACAATGACTTCACAGGATCTGGCAGCTTCGGACTATCAAACCATTGAACATCACATGACAGGGCATCCCTGGGTCATTGTGAACAAAAGTAGACTGGGCTTTTCGCCACGTGATTTGCAGGCATTTGCTCCCGAATCGGATCAGAACCTGAAGGTTTTATGGCTGGCTGCTCACCGCAGCAGATCTGCATTCCAATCCCTGGATTCTATTGACAGAGAAGATTTCTACCGCTCTGAAATAGGCCCCGAATTGTTTGATCAGTTCAAACAAAAACTGACCGCTCAGGGAAAATCTGTAGAAGATTATCATTTTATTCCTGTTCATCCATGGCAGTGGGAGCATAAGCTGAAGATTCATTTTGCTGGCGATATTGCCTCAGGACTGCTGATCCGGCTGGGAGAAGGAAATGATGTTTACAGCCCGCAGCAAAGTATCCGTACTTTGTTCAATTCAGACCATCCGGAAAAAAGATACTTAAAAACAGCGGTTTCCATTTTAAGTACCGGAAATATCAGGGGATTATCACCGAAACAGATGAAAATTGCTCCTGCAATTACAGCATGGGTAAAAAGCTTGATTAAAGGTGACACTTACCTTGATCATAAAGGAACTATTTTCCTGGGAGAAGAGGCTTCTATTGCCTATTTACATCCTCAGTACGGAGCTATTGCCAACGTACCTTATCAGTACAATGAATTCCTGGGAGCTCTTTGGCGTGAAAGTGCCGAAAACTATCTGGAATCAGATGAAGAAATGGTAACAATGGCCTCCCTGTTGTATGTGGATAAGAACGGGACACCGCTGGTTCAGGCATTCGCAGAAAAAGCAGGAATGACGATCAGAGAATGGATCACCCAATATCTGGATGCTTACCTGACACCGCTGCTTCATATTTATTATACCCATTCATTGTGTGTAACGCCTCATGGTGAGAACATTATGGTAGTTTTAAAGAACGGAGTGCCACAAAGAATCGTGATTAAAGATTTCGTGGATGATATCGTTCTTACCACAGAAGCCAGAGAAAAACTCCCTGCACACCTTGCGGATGGTCTTATCCAGTCTTCCAACAAGGAGAATGTTCCTTTGTTTATTCTGTTAGGCGTTTTTGATGCTTTCTTCAGATATTTATCCAATGTTCTTCATACCTATTCAGAATTTGAAGAAGAGACGTTCTGGACCCTTGTTCATGATTGCATCGAAAGTTATAAAAATGACAATCCTCATCTGCAGGAAAGATATGCTAAATATGACCTGTATGTTCCGGCATTCAAAAGGTTCTATATCAACAGTCTTCGTTTGAAAAATAACGGGTACAGCGAAAATAAAGCATTTGCGATTCCGAGAAAGGATGGAGCCTTACCGAACCCTTTACATCAGATTACCAACAAAAACTCTGTAGCAGCATTATGA
- the bioB gene encoding biotin synthase BioB — protein MDTIKTTRNDWTKEEIEEIYHLPLMELIYKAATVHREWHDPSEVQISTLLSIKTGGCPEDCSYCGQAARYHTNIKVQALLPTETVIAHAQKAKDSGSSRFCMAAAWREVRNNRDFDRVIDMVKGVNELGLEVCCTLGMLTEEQAVRLQEAGLYAYNHNLDTSEQYYEEIISTRTFDNRINTINNVRKAGITVCSGGIIGLGETHRDRISMLLTLATMPKHPESVPINALARVEGTPLEDNEKVDTWEMVRMIATARIVMPASMVRLSAGRIEMTETEQAWCFMAGANSIFTGERETLLVTPNPGVSEDMQMLQTLGLKPMMKKETCC, from the coding sequence ATGGATACAATAAAAACAACGAGAAACGACTGGACTAAAGAAGAAATAGAAGAGATTTATCACTTACCTCTGATGGAACTTATTTATAAAGCTGCTACCGTGCACAGAGAGTGGCACGATCCGTCTGAAGTTCAGATTTCCACATTATTATCAATAAAAACAGGAGGCTGTCCTGAAGATTGCTCCTATTGCGGACAGGCAGCCCGTTATCACACGAATATCAAGGTGCAGGCTTTATTGCCGACCGAAACGGTCATTGCCCATGCTCAAAAAGCAAAAGATTCGGGATCATCAAGATTCTGTATGGCGGCAGCATGGCGTGAAGTTCGTAACAATCGTGATTTCGACCGGGTTATTGATATGGTAAAAGGAGTCAATGAGCTGGGGCTGGAAGTATGTTGTACATTGGGAATGCTTACCGAAGAACAGGCCGTCAGACTTCAGGAAGCCGGATTATATGCTTACAATCACAATCTTGATACTTCTGAACAGTATTATGAAGAAATCATTTCTACGAGAACGTTTGACAACAGAATTAATACAATTAACAATGTCCGAAAAGCAGGAATTACCGTGTGTTCCGGAGGTATTATCGGTCTTGGAGAAACCCACAGAGACAGGATTTCCATGTTACTGACTTTGGCAACAATGCCCAAACACCCGGAATCTGTTCCGATTAATGCATTGGCAAGAGTAGAAGGAACGCCATTGGAAGACAACGAAAAAGTAGATACATGGGAAATGGTAAGAATGATTGCAACAGCAAGGATCGTGATGCCTGCTTCCATGGTGAGATTAAGCGCCGGACGTATCGAAATGACAGAAACAGAACAGGCATGGTGCTTCATGGCAGGAGCCAACTCTATTTTCACGGGAGAAAGAGAAACTTTACTGGTGACCCCAAATCCTGGAGTTTCCGAAGATATGCAGATGCTGCAAACCCTCGGATTAAAACCTATGATGAAAAAAGAAACATGTTGTTAA
- a CDS encoding PLP-dependent aminotransferase family protein gives MDSPVRIPYESFIKIDRKSDTSIYLQIANQLINAIQRGFLPFGTKLPGTRTFSEMLEIHRNTAVAVYDELSAQGWTESFPNKGTFVIGKDEEKPIKVNDFQHNNLQNYPETTGFLFKTSNILDNPFEHSDCEYVFNDGVPDIRLTQIAQHSRFYSSILKRKSNQKISGHYNHDGSEFFKEHLSRYLNLSRGLPISKNNLLITRSTEMSIYIVSEILLSPGDVVLVAALSYFSVNMIFMKAGVQMVSIPIDEEGIIVENVREACKKQKIRMLYLTPHHHYPTTVAISAQRRLELLELANEYGFIILEDDYDYEFHYDKSPILPLASADTNGMVIYIGSFGKSLAPGFRTGFIVAPENLMAEMRKYLGIIDRQGDILMERALGEMIEEGEINRYLKKSLKVYQERRDYLAVLLKENLENLITFQIPSGGLAIWLEWNVPINLMQLSRGCAQDNLFIPKTLLYQNKNLTAMRLGFGDLNADEMEKSVDVFSNNVKRLIE, from the coding sequence ATGGATAGTCCGGTTAGAATTCCTTATGAAAGCTTTATTAAAATAGATAGAAAATCAGACACTTCCATCTATTTACAAATTGCCAATCAACTGATCAATGCTATACAAAGAGGTTTTTTACCTTTTGGAACCAAACTTCCGGGTACAAGAACCTTTAGTGAAATGCTGGAAATCCACAGGAATACAGCGGTAGCGGTTTATGACGAGCTTTCGGCACAAGGCTGGACAGAGAGTTTTCCCAATAAAGGAACGTTTGTGATTGGAAAAGATGAGGAAAAGCCCATAAAGGTTAATGATTTTCAACATAATAATCTTCAAAATTATCCTGAAACAACAGGGTTCTTATTTAAAACATCCAATATTCTGGATAATCCTTTTGAACATTCGGATTGTGAATATGTTTTCAATGACGGGGTTCCTGATATCAGACTGACCCAGATTGCCCAGCATTCGCGGTTTTATAGTTCTATTCTTAAACGGAAGTCCAATCAGAAGATTTCCGGACATTATAACCATGACGGAAGTGAATTTTTCAAGGAACATCTATCCCGATATCTCAATTTATCGCGCGGATTACCCATTTCTAAAAACAATCTTCTGATCACCCGAAGCACGGAAATGAGTATTTATATTGTATCCGAAATCCTTCTTTCTCCCGGAGATGTAGTATTGGTAGCAGCTTTAAGCTATTTTTCCGTCAATATGATTTTTATGAAAGCCGGAGTTCAAATGGTCTCAATTCCTATTGACGAAGAGGGAATCATAGTAGAAAATGTTCGGGAAGCTTGCAAAAAGCAAAAAATAAGAATGCTCTACCTCACACCACATCACCACTATCCTACCACTGTTGCCATAAGTGCACAAAGGAGATTGGAATTGCTGGAGCTGGCCAATGAATATGGTTTTATTATTCTTGAGGACGATTATGACTACGAATTTCATTACGACAAAAGTCCTATCCTTCCTTTGGCCAGTGCAGATACCAATGGAATGGTCATTTATATCGGTTCGTTTGGAAAGTCTCTGGCTCCCGGATTCAGAACCGGGTTCATCGTTGCTCCCGAAAATCTGATGGCTGAAATGAGGAAGTATTTGGGAATTATAGACCGTCAAGGTGATATTCTTATGGAAAGAGCATTGGGAGAAATGATTGAAGAGGGAGAAATTAACCGGTACCTGAAAAAATCACTAAAAGTGTATCAGGAAAGAAGGGATTATCTTGCTGTTCTCCTTAAAGAAAACCTTGAAAACCTCATCACTTTTCAAATACCTTCCGGCGGGTTGGCCATCTGGCTGGAATGGAATGTTCCCATTAACCTGATGCAACTGAGCCGCGGATGCGCGCAGGATAACCTGTTTATTCCTAAAACATTGTTGTATCAGAATAAAAATCTGACGGCCATGAGACTGGGATTTGGAGATCTTAATGCTGATGAAATGGAAAAAAGTGTTGATGTTTTTTCCAACAATGTGAAAAGATTGATAGAGTGA
- a CDS encoding TonB-dependent siderophore receptor: protein MKTSKTLILLLGLALTSNQLSAQQSDRVHGKIMLSEQAPVKNAVLRLLDTSHQAKTNNLGEYYFENVPPGEYMLQVVLNDIELMREKISIKKDVYEIPAIYASIHNNVIEGITIYAVSRNKFLDKDSTSVAKMPLKNLENPQAYTSINQQIMKEQLTYDVSEVLKNVPGMVKMQGSPGRGSGDGSFYYSLRGFPTKVSMVDGIPATTNGEIDPSDIERLEVIKGPSGTLYGGAVTSFGGLINLVTKKPKDYFGGEISYLMGSYNLNRVTADVYGPITDNRKTLFRLNAAYQYQNGFRDSEFRKSFFVAPTVSYQVSDRLKFSLGAQIYNYEGTNTPIIFLSRTRPYVAHNPDELGFDWKRSYSNNDMTLKAPSINVRAEANYKISDKWSSQTLLSRNFRKTEGIYQYQFIRGKDNDKDLERNVQLQNSEAASTSFQQNFNGEFNIGKIKNKVLIGLDYLNQSINNNHSPIVAFDDKYIDGQSLTGSYGSISKDLALQKIQAFTQEAIKLGKTPLVRNTSSANLYGAYISNVTYITDRLITLLSLRVDHYESKGQLNLNTNVRAGEFKQTAWSPKIGLVYQIIKDQLSAYGNYMNGFSYTPPVVQKLADYSDDMKPQMANQWEVGVKGNFWRNKVNFTVGYYDILVDNIQRGIGVVRDGQEYAIVIQDGQQRSKGIEIETIMNPVQGLNIMAGYTYNHSRFEKADADVEGRRPESAGPANVFNSWISYIIPIKGLQGLGVGFGVNRVGKQITGNKVTTGQFAFPAYTLINASVTLEKERYRLGFKMNNIGNVQYFAGQGVIVAQMPRNFVAEVSFKF from the coding sequence ATGAAAACATCTAAAACCCTTATATTACTTCTTGGTCTTGCTTTAACTTCAAATCAGCTTTCAGCACAACAGAGCGACAGAGTTCATGGCAAAATCATGCTGTCTGAACAGGCACCTGTAAAAAATGCCGTTTTAAGGCTTTTGGATACGTCTCATCAGGCAAAAACCAATAATTTAGGAGAATATTACTTTGAAAATGTACCACCTGGAGAATATATGCTTCAGGTGGTTTTAAATGATATCGAATTGATGCGTGAGAAAATCAGCATTAAAAAAGATGTCTATGAAATTCCGGCTATTTATGCTTCCATTCATAATAATGTGATTGAAGGAATTACCATTTATGCGGTCAGCAGAAACAAATTTCTGGACAAAGACAGCACTTCTGTGGCAAAAATGCCCTTAAAAAACTTAGAAAATCCTCAGGCATACACGAGCATTAATCAGCAAATCATGAAGGAGCAGCTTACCTATGATGTTTCAGAGGTTTTGAAAAATGTTCCCGGTATGGTAAAAATGCAGGGAAGTCCGGGAAGGGGTTCCGGTGACGGAAGCTTTTACTACAGCTTACGAGGTTTCCCGACAAAAGTATCCATGGTTGATGGAATTCCTGCGACGACCAACGGAGAAATCGATCCTTCAGATATTGAACGTCTTGAAGTAATTAAAGGTCCTTCAGGGACATTGTACGGAGGAGCGGTAACATCATTTGGAGGGCTGATCAATTTAGTTACAAAAAAACCGAAAGATTATTTCGGAGGCGAAATATCCTACCTTATGGGAAGCTACAATCTGAATCGGGTGACAGCAGATGTCTATGGCCCGATAACCGACAACCGGAAAACATTGTTCCGCCTGAATGCAGCTTATCAGTATCAGAATGGCTTCAGGGATTCTGAATTCAGAAAATCATTCTTTGTCGCTCCAACAGTAAGTTATCAGGTCAGTGACCGTTTGAAATTCAGTTTAGGTGCTCAGATCTATAATTATGAAGGAACCAATACTCCGATTATCTTTCTTTCCAGAACAAGACCTTATGTTGCACACAATCCTGATGAACTGGGCTTCGATTGGAAAAGATCGTATTCCAATAATGATATGACCCTGAAAGCTCCTTCCATCAACGTAAGAGCTGAAGCCAATTATAAAATTTCAGATAAATGGTCCTCACAAACCCTGCTTTCAAGAAACTTCAGAAAAACTGAAGGTATATATCAATATCAGTTCATCAGAGGTAAAGATAATGATAAGGATTTGGAACGTAATGTACAATTGCAGAATTCGGAAGCTGCTTCTACAAGTTTTCAGCAAAACTTTAATGGGGAATTTAATATTGGTAAAATCAAAAATAAAGTTTTAATTGGATTAGATTATTTAAATCAGTCTATCAACAACAATCATTCTCCAATTGTAGCATTTGACGACAAGTATATTGATGGACAAAGCTTAACGGGTAGTTATGGAAGTATCTCCAAAGATCTTGCCCTTCAGAAAATCCAGGCTTTTACCCAGGAAGCCATTAAATTAGGGAAAACACCTTTGGTTAGAAATACATCTTCTGCTAATCTGTATGGAGCATATATTTCCAATGTAACCTATATTACAGACCGACTAATTACTTTATTAAGTTTGCGTGTTGATCACTACGAAAGCAAAGGACAGCTTAACCTGAATACCAACGTTCGTGCAGGAGAGTTTAAGCAAACAGCCTGGTCTCCGAAGATAGGTTTGGTGTATCAGATTATTAAAGATCAGCTATCAGCCTATGGAAACTATATGAACGGCTTTAGCTATACACCGCCTGTGGTACAGAAACTGGCAGATTATAGTGATGATATGAAGCCACAAATGGCCAACCAGTGGGAAGTAGGCGTAAAAGGAAATTTTTGGAGAAACAAAGTGAATTTCACGGTAGGATACTATGATATCCTTGTTGACAACATTCAAAGAGGAATCGGAGTCGTTCGTGATGGACAAGAATATGCTATTGTTATTCAGGATGGACAACAAAGGAGTAAAGGAATCGAAATTGAAACCATTATGAATCCTGTTCAGGGATTAAACATTATGGCAGGATATACCTATAACCACAGCAGATTTGAAAAAGCAGATGCCGATGTGGAAGGCCGCCGCCCGGAATCTGCAGGTCCTGCCAATGTATTTAATTCGTGGATCAGTTATATTATTCCCATTAAAGGGCTTCAGGGATTAGGAGTAGGTTTCGGGGTAAACCGTGTCGGAAAACAGATTACCGGAAATAAAGTAACAACCGGACAATTTGCATTTCCTGCCTACACATTGATCAATGCTTCTGTTACTTTAGAAAAAGAAAGATATCGCTTAGGATTTAAAATGAATAATATAGGCAATGTGCAGTACTTTGCAGGCCAGGGAGTGATTGTGGCTCAGATGCCGCGTAATTTTGTTGCCGAAGTAAGTTTTAAATTTTAA
- the bioD gene encoding dethiobiotin synthase, producing the protein MKLFITGIGTEIGKTVCSAVLVQYFKADYWKPVQSGDLHYSDSHKIETWTENTICHPETYRLQRAASPHQSAREESIQIDLDHFQVPETENALIVEGAGGLMVPVSDNRFMIDLIETLHLPAALVVRNYLGCINHSLLSIMALQQRNIRLEYLILNGEFPEDTERVICSFIENDTKIIRIPEIPDTDKEQIKIAAKHLTITKL; encoded by the coding sequence ATGAAACTATTCATCACAGGAATCGGAACAGAAATAGGAAAAACCGTATGCTCGGCCGTTCTGGTTCAGTATTTTAAAGCAGATTACTGGAAGCCGGTACAATCCGGTGACCTTCATTACTCAGACAGTCATAAAATTGAAACATGGACGGAGAATACAATTTGCCATCCTGAAACATATCGCCTTCAACGGGCAGCTTCTCCGCATCAATCGGCAAGGGAAGAAAGCATACAGATTGATCTTGATCACTTTCAGGTGCCGGAGACTGAAAATGCGCTGATTGTAGAAGGTGCGGGAGGATTGATGGTTCCTGTTTCAGATAACAGGTTTATGATTGACCTGATTGAGACTTTACACCTGCCAGCAGCATTAGTTGTAAGGAATTATCTGGGATGTATCAATCACAGCTTACTATCAATTATGGCTCTACAACAGAGAAATATAAGATTAGAGTACCTGATACTAAATGGTGAATTTCCTGAGGATACAGAAAGAGTGATCTGCAGCTTTATTGAAAACGATACAAAAATCATCAGGATCCCCGAGATTCCCGATACAGATAAAGAACAGATAAAGATCGCTGCCAAGCATTTAACAATAACAAAATTATGA